GACTGTCACCTCCGCCGGGGGCCACCACGGGGAACTCCCCGCGTGCCACACCGGCCCGCCCGTCAATCAACGCACCGGTCCAGCTCAGAAGTTGGGCCGTGCGGTCGTGGGCGGTGCGGGGCAGCGTGCCCAGCAGCACTTCGCGGACACCGGGTCTGAAGGCGTACGAGCCGGGCGGTCCCGGCACGGTGATGAGCAGACCGCTGAGGATGACCTCCGCCAGGTGCTGCGGCTGCGGCCACGGCTCGATCGCGGCCTGCAAGAGACGCATGACGGGCAGCACCGGCTCGCCCACCGCAACGTGTCCCGCGAGACGGAAGGCCTCGGGCGAGGCGAGGGAGCGAAAACGCAGCACCAGCTCCTGGGCCGAGACGTGGGCCTCGTCGGTTCCTCCCTCGTCGTCGACGGACGCGGGAGAAGGCTCGCCGGGCAACAGGGCCACGGAACCCAGGAGTTCCTCCTCGACGACGCCCGACACCAGCCTCGCCCAGGCGGACAGCCAGGGCGCCGATGGCTCCAGGACGGGCACCGGAAGGACGTCGTGGGCGAGGCCGTCGGCCGCGTACGAGTGCACGGTGTACCGCGTGTTGGGAGCCACCCGCCCCGGCGCGGAGATCCGGGCCGTCAGCGCCGGAAGGGCCGTCGTACGCCAAAGACGCTCCGGCAGCGGTTGCAGGACTGCGACCGGCATCCGCGCCGCCCAGCTGCGCAGGGTCCGGTACCAGCGGTCCCCGGCCGCGCCCTCCCGCCACTGCGGCCCCATGCAGTCGCTGACGAGCAGCGTGACCGTGCGGCCCGCCGTGTACGACCGGGATCCGGCTGCCCCCGCCGTGCCGTCGGCGCTCAGCCGGTGCAGCTCCACCATGCGGAACACACCTGACTGCGCCAACGCGGTGTGCAGTTCGTGGATCAGCGGGCGCCACACGGGCATCGTCGGGCCGGTGTCGTGCACGAGGCGGAGAGTGAGCCAGCGTTCGGCCGCCGGGCGCATCACGGGCAGCCACCATGTGCCGAGCCGCGCGATGCGCTGGGCGGTTTCCTCCTCGTCCAGTTCGTGGCCGACCGGCGCGTCGACCCGGCGCTTGACGGGGCGCAGGGCGCGCTGCAGGGCGAGGGGGTGGGTCAGCATCGGGGGGCCGGGGGCCAGCAGCTCCATGCCCTCCCGCACGGGGTCCTTCTTCTTGCCGGGCAGGCGCAGGGGGACGCGGTCGCCGGGGAACTCCGGCACCGCGAAGGCGGCGTGCCGCGGGGATTCGCGGGGCGGTGGCCGTTCCGTGTCCGGCCCGTCGGGGGCGGGCGCGGAGGTGAAGCGCCGGGACGGCCGCGGGGGAGGAGGCCGGAAGTCGTCCGGACCCGCGACGTGCTGGGCCAGCCAGAGGGCCTCGGCCAGTTCCACCGGCGTCGGCCCCGGACCGCCCACCGCCCGGGCGAGCACGTCGGCCAGCCGGTCCGCGCCCGTGAGGCGGCCGTCGTGCGGGAGGCGTCCCGAAGGCCCCTGGCTCCGGTCAGAAGACATCGGAATCGTCCCGGACCCGGCTGTCCTGCATCACGTTGAGATACGGCATCAACCGCTCCGCGAGTTCGTCGCGGGACACCGCGTCCAGCTCGGGGCCCGCCGTGCCGGCCAGGTAGATCGCGTTCAGCAACTGGTCCGTGGCGAGCTCCCCCAGGACCTGCCGTTGCAGGAAGCGGTCGATCAGCTCGGCGGCGTACTCGTCGGGCTCGCCCAGGTGCGCCCGGACGATGCTCTCGAGATGCTCCCTGCTCGGCCGGTGCAGCGTCAGACGGACGCACCGCCTGAGGAACGCGGGCGGGAACTCCTGCTCGCCGTTGCTCGTCAGCACCACGAACGGAAACGCCCGGCAGCGCACCCGGCCCTCGTCCACGCGTACATGGTCGGAGGTGCCGTCGACCATCACCTGGGCAGTCGGGGCGCGCTGCGCCACCCGGACCAGCTCCGGGATCTCGTACTGGCCCTCCTCCAGGACGTTCAGCAGGTCATTGGGCAGATCCAGGTCGCTCTTGTCGAACTCGTCGATCAGCAGGGCGCGCGGGCGTTCGTAGGGCAGGAGGGCGGTGCCGAGCGGGCCGAGCCGCAGATGGTCCTGGACCTCGGTGTCGGACGGGGCTTCCACGGAGGAGGCCCGGCCGGCGGCGTACAGGCGGGAGAGGGGATCGTAGTGATAGAGCCCCTCACGGAGCGTGGTGCGGCTGGTGATGTTCCATCGCAGCACCGGGCCGAGACCGAGCTCGCGCGCCACCGAGTACGGCAGGCTCGACTTGCCGCTGCCCGGCGGGCCCGTCACCAGCAGCGGGCGGCGCAGGTACAGGGCGGCATTGACCAGCTGGACCGCCTCGTCCGTGGCCAGATAGGTGCGGGCGCGATGCCGGCGATCGGGCGAAGCGGCCGCGCTGTCACCGCCGTCGACGGGCGTGGGCAGCGCCGGGCCGCCGTCGAAGGCGCGCCAGGGCGGCGCTGGGGGCAGCAACTCGATGCCGTCGTGCGGCT
Above is a window of Streptomyces griseorubiginosus DNA encoding:
- a CDS encoding MoxR family ATPase; translation: MSLWPVYTGTSEPHDGIELLPPAPPWRAFDGGPALPTPVDGGDSAAASPDRRHRARTYLATDEAVQLVNAALYLRRPLLVTGPPGSGKSSLPYSVARELGLGPVLRWNITSRTTLREGLYHYDPLSRLYAAGRASSVEAPSDTEVQDHLRLGPLGTALLPYERPRALLIDEFDKSDLDLPNDLLNVLEEGQYEIPELVRVAQRAPTAQVMVDGTSDHVRVDEGRVRCRAFPFVVLTSNGEQEFPPAFLRRCVRLTLHRPSREHLESIVRAHLGEPDEYAAELIDRFLQRQVLGELATDQLLNAIYLAGTAGPELDAVSRDELAERLMPYLNVMQDSRVRDDSDVF